The nucleotide window GTAAGAGTCGCTAAGCACTTTGATGTCACGACTTAGCATTCGTGCATCTTTTATGTTCACGCTTTTAGCCGATTCCATGTTCTTCACTGTCACGGTTACCGTTCCAATATCATTGTACATAAGCACTTCTGGACTCACCTGGTAGCCTGCAATCATAATCGAGGATTCCTGCCCCTGTCCATGTTCCTGCTCTTCTGTACCTAAACCATAAACGCCATCATATGCACTGACGCCGGGTATCGCAAATGCAAATGCAAATGCAAAGACAAAAATTACCATGAAGAACAAGAAAAGAAAAATGGGGAACGTTTGTCGCATTCACATCACCACCCCAGCATCTGATATACCGAATACAGGATATAAGCAGCTACTGGTATGGCAACGGTAATCAATGCGTTCTTTGTTGAGAGATTCCTCGCATGTTTCAGCCCGAAGACCCAGATGTTCGCACTCCACAGCATGAAGAGCATGCCAACGGCAGAAGAAAGCATCATCATCGGACTTTTCATCAGCGGTGCAATTACTTCTTTGATCTTTGTTGGGTCTGTTGTCGTTATCGCTGGAATCTGCGCGGTTGTAATGAAATTATAGACAAGCACGAGACTTATCAGTCCACCGATTATTGTAGGGATATAGCCGTATCCAACGAATTCGAGTGTTCGGCTAAACTTCCCTTCACCTTTGAATATGCAGGATATGCCAAAGAATACCGCTGCGACGATTAGCCAGATAATGAAAGAAAATATTACAGCTCCAATAGCAGTGCTAATGGGCATGAACGACATAAAGCCCTGCGCTTCTGGCGGGAGTGTTTTTGCCATTGCTTCCATCATTATGCTGCTCGACAAAAAAGCAGATATGCCTCCGATTATCCCACTTATCAAAACGATAAACACAGGTATCTTCAGATTCTCCCTTCCTTTCTTCCTCGTTTCAAAAAATTTGTTTGGATTTGTCAATACTTCTAACATTTTTCTCCACCTTTAGGCTGTCTAATAAATACTAAACAACCAATAGATAATAAGTATTTACTGCATAGATATAAAAGAAAAAAAGAAAAGACCGCTTCTTCTTTTTAAGACCCTTCTGGTTTAATTATAAACATAAGTATAATCTGAAGTTCCGTGAGTTCCTGACGCGTGGCCAAATCCTTCTGCTCGTAATATCGTTTAGCCAGCGCATGTGCATTTTTGGATAGTTCCGAAACTTCCCGGTGACCCTCAATCTCCCTCTCAATGTATCTAAAATCCTTTCTGATTTAGCTTCAAACGTTTGCCATGAGCTTACAGGTGTTCCAATTGGTTTAGCCTGCATTTCCACCTTCTCTGTCCGCTTCAGTGCATCAGCATAAGAAATCCCCGAATTCTATTTCATACTTAACTACTTTTACAGGCGTATTTTTCACTTTAAATCTTCTGAAGCCCTCACCAGCACCTTTCGTCTTGAAAACTTCCTGTGTTATGAGAAACGCCAACTTCTTTCCCTTCTTGAGGTAGCGGTCTGCGGCAACGTAAGTAA belongs to Methanophagales archaeon and includes:
- a CDS encoding YIP1 family protein, with the translated sequence MLEVLTNPNKFFETRKKGRENLKIPVFIVLISGIIGGISAFLSSSIMMEAMAKTLPPEAQGFMSFMPISTAIGAVIFSFIIWLIVAAVFFGISCIFKGEGKFSRTLEFVGYGYIPTIIGGLISLVLVYNFITTAQIPAITTTDPTKIKEVIAPLMKSPMMMLSSAVGMLFMLWSANIWVFGLKHARNLSTKNALITVAIPVAAYILYSVYQMLGW